The DNA region AAAGGGATTTTGCTACTTATGGTTATCCTTTAATTTTCTACCATGTTTCTATAAATTTAATGAACTCATCTCATCTTTAAGAAAGTTGAATGGATTGACATTAATTCAGCTTTTGATATTGTATACCTACAGAGAAAAAATTGACCCAAACTGCAGCAAGTAATTTCTCATGTTGTGAAGACAATGGAGAAACTCTTATGTTACCGATGTAGGACAGATGTGAGGGTGTAGTAAGTCATTCTTGCAGATACTCATCATATATATTTGTATTGAGGAGAGGAACATTAAACATGGTCGTCTACTTTGTCCACATGCCAGCACATTTATTAAATTTTGTTTCATGTACAACTTAACCATTTAATGCTTGTGACACTCtcgtttttttttcttgaatCTGGTATTGAAGATATCTGTTTGAAAGATTATTTGGAATTTCAATTTGCCGATGGTAACTTTATGGAATTGGTATATTTCAGTTAAAACGAAAACGCAAAAAAGAAGACAATgaaacttcagagacaagtgaaAGTGTTACTAATTCTGGCTATTCTGAACAAGTAAATAATCCTCTTCTCACACCAGTATCTGGCAAGGGAACAAAGACAAATGGAAGATCCAATGCTTCAAAATACAATAAGTCTAGTCCTCAAACTCCTATGTCAAATGGCGGTGAGTATATTCTCCTTCAATTGCTAATAATGGTAATAAGTTGCATGTTCATTTGTATACATGGATGGTTTACTTTTCGGGTGTATGTGAATGCACTAAACACGAAACCTTCTAATGAATGGCTTTTTCATCAGACAAAATCTGAAGCTTTTATCAAATACTTTCTTAATTAAAGGCTTTACTGTGGTGTTTTCATCTTACAGGCTCACCTTCAAACAATGCACTCACTCCTGTTAATACTTGTCGTTATGACAGTTCGCTCGGTGATTAAGCTGAATCATATTAAACAACTGATATTTAGCTTCATATACTGGACTCATCTTCACTTGTGTCTTTTGTGCTCGTGTTATTTTCCATCTCAGGACTCCTGACCAAAAAGTTTATAAATTTGCTTACACATGAACAGGATGGCATCCTTGATTTGAACAATGCTGCACAGATCCTTGAGGCAGTACACATATAtactaatttaaataatttaattttatctatcCTAAAGTAATTGTTCTACTGTAGGTGCAAAAGCGGCGTATTTATGATATTACAAATGTCCTTGAAGGAATTGGATTTATAGAAAAGAAACTCAAGAACAAAATTCACTGGAAGTAATCTTTGTCTTTTGGAATATAACTCTTGTTTGATATATATACTCCCTGATGGTGCATAATTATTGTTTCACTCCATGACAGGGGACAAGATGACACAAGACTAGGGGAAACTAATAATGACATTTCCATGCTACAGGTCTGGTGCACGCATGCATTTCATGTGATAAATCTGAGCCCTTTGTGAAATTATTTGATACAAAAGGGCGCTCATCCGAATAGTTTCATTTTCTTCAGGAAGAATTCAGAAAACTTTCCTTGCACGAGCAAAGCTTAGATGATTCTATCAGGTATGGTTGTACAATAACTGCTTGAGTATTTGTATCCAGTATTCTACCAATTATGCTGACAAACAAAGCTCCTCAGCCAAATGCAGGAAAGATTGAGAGAATTTACTAACAATGAAAACAATCAAAAGTAAGTGTGTTTTTCCTCCATTTGTAATCTATGTATTAGCAATATGTTAAAAAATCTTGTGCCTTCAGGAGGCTCTATGTGACTGAAGATGACATCAAAACTCAAAAGTGCTTTCAGGTACTCATCTGTTGGcttgtaattttgaaattgtCAATTATCTACATCACCAGTATATGTGTCCTTTATTTGCTCATTGTATTTGTAGAATGAGACACTAATAGCAATAAAAGCACCTCATGGTACAACTTTGGAAGTTCCAAGCCCAGATGAGGCAAGCAGAGACATCCGTAAAAGGTTTCTTGGTTATTGTACTTCAGGCATTGAATAACTGCGAGACCAATTTCACTGAATGCAGGCTGGTGAATATCCACAGAGGAGGTACCGGATTGTTCTAAGAAGCACAATGGGCCCAATAGATGTTTACCTTGTAAGGTAATCATGACCTTTCAGTTATCATTCTGTTCTTGAATAGCTTCCTGCTTAAGTACTTCATGAATGTCATGTCTTGCTTATTATTTGCTAGTCAATTTGAGAAGTTTGAGACAGTCAATGGTGCTGAGACACCTCTGAGTCTCCCTTTAGGGAACTCCAGAGAAAATTCAAGAGCAATTGGAAACAACATGGTGGCTGTTGCCACTGATGAGAATAGGGAAGAGCAGTTGCAGCTGAACAACCACGACAGTCAGAGGATGTGTCCTGACACATGTTCCCCACTGGATTTCAGTGGTGGTGTGATTAGGATAGATCCTTCAGATACTGATGTAAGTTCCTATCCTTGGCATATATATCAACTTTATTAGAACATAATCTTTGATGTCTATTACTCTTGTTGCTTTAGTTTACCATCTATAATGTTGGGTTTAAAGGAGATTCTACTAAATCCATTTCCTTGTTGCCCTTTCGTCCCACTTCGTAGATTGAAGGAAACTTAAGTGGTTTATAGTCGAACATTTACATGCCCTTCTTGCACGTGGTGCATGTATGTATGCATGGGTATGGGTTGACTTGGCCAACTTCATGCAAGTGCACCGGGAGGGGAGCATGCATGATGCAACTTCGGTGCAAATAATCAAGTCAGTTTCTTACATGTGTGATGCAAAATTttgcaaaataatttttattatttttatatagaaAAGATATAAAAAGGTCATGtggccaaaaggtcacgggttcgaatcctggaaatagcgtcttgcaaaaagcagggtaaggctgcgtacaatggatccttcccggggacccgcatggcgggagcttcgtgcactggcatgcccttttttttttagaaaagatatatttttttgttgaaaGAGTTTTTTGAAATCAAATTTTACTGATGCTTCAAAAATCTAGTTTTTTGTTTCTTTGAGGCTCTTGTGATTGGAaagttcatcttcatcttgtgtcTTGGAGTGCATCTAAGCAAAGAGTTGGTTGTTAGATCTTGTGGGAGGTTTGAAGAATCTTGTGCGCTAATGGGAAATATTCCGTCTAAAGAGAGTTAGCTTGCCAATACTTAAAccagataaatattttttaaacttctctttgtgTTTTTTTGCCATGCTTATCGTTTTTTGTTTTAGTACACTAGTTCTTCCTTATTTGGTTTTTGGGTTTTTCAATTAAAACGATCCTTTGTTTGGCATTTTCTTACATTATTCCTAGCAATTTTAGAGAGAATATTTGTGTTTTAACCATGCCACCCACCCAATTTATGTCTACAAAAGAAGTTAATGCCAAAACTTGAAAAGTTTATATGCCATAACTATCCCTTGCTAAAAAAATGTAGTTTTGTGATCTTGATAAATTGTGATAATCAAACTACATTTAGTTAGATCTTCAGCTCCAAATATAACTAGAAGCAATATTGATGATTATTAGATGAAAGTTTATTAGAAGCAAAAATGACGAATATTTTAGATGATCTTTTGACTTTATCAGTTTTAAGGATACTATTATAGATTCACTAACAAGAGGTCTTAAAGAAAATAAGGTTGAGGCCTAATTTGATTTCACTTGCTGACTTGCAATGACAATCCAACATAATTAATTGGAGATCTGAAGACGTAGATTCAATATGATACTGACAAGTTAAGATTGAACCTACAAGTACTAATATTATATTGAGTTTTATCTCAAACATAGAAAAATACTTGAGATATAAGAAAGGCTGAGTAGAAGCTGTTAATGAGTTTGAGGTCATTATGACATGTTAGTAGTGTAGCCTTAGAGAACTTAGCTTAGTCAGTATAACCATGGAGGTGCAATATGGGGATTTGAGTAACTCTCTTGAACTCAAAATAACATTTAGTTGTATGGCCATAATGCATTgaagggagccttggcgcaataaTAAAGTTGCTACTGTGCTACCTAGTGGTCATGGATTTCAATtgtagaaacaacctcttgcaatgtAAGATAAGACTGCATATAATAAATCCAATGTGGCCTGACCCTTCTCCGAGAACTTGTATTGGTGGGAATTTTGTACACCGAACTATCCTTTTATGTCCATAATGCATTAACCAAGTGAGACATAATGATCACATGTGATATGTTATTGCCAATTGAGTTCCACATATAAAAAAGGGTTGTATGTTGAAGATATAGTTTACTTTTAACCAATATGAAAAAGAATGGT from Zingiber officinale cultivar Zhangliang chromosome 4B, Zo_v1.1, whole genome shotgun sequence includes:
- the LOC121975299 gene encoding transcription factor E2FA-like, with translation MSSSRVAGTRPAAAPPPPPGQISQPYLPFASSRPPFLSPDEYHRFSVPHGRRSAGEEMNDALLIRTPLKRKRKKEDNETSETSESVTNSGYSEQVNNPLLTPVSGKGTKTNGRSNASKYNKSSPQTPMSNGGSPSNNALTPVNTCRYDSSLGLLTKKFINLLTHEQDGILDLNNAAQILEVQKRRIYDITNVLEGIGFIEKKLKNKIHWKGQDDTRLGETNNDISMLQEEFRKLSLHEQSLDDSISQMQERLREFTNNENNQKRLYVTEDDIKTQKCFQNETLIAIKAPHGTTLEVPSPDEAGEYPQRRYRIVLRSTMGPIDVYLVSQFEKFETVNGAETPLSLPLGNSRENSRAIGNNMVAVATDENREEQLQLNNHDSQRMCPDTCSPLDFSGGVIRIDPSDTDMDADYYLLSDLGFSLTDLWETPTEEQQSGVSAFTTDGMVSNNGSAAHPPSVTNVIATSLDQSCAPR